In Propionicimonas paludicola, a single window of DNA contains:
- the metH gene encoding methionine synthase: MTRNLRMALADRVLVADGGMGTMLQGRDLTLADFQGLEGCNEILNVTRPDVVADIHRAYFAAGADCVETNTFGANLSALGEYDAADRIVELAEAGARIARAEADAASTPDRPRFVLGSIGPGTKLPSLLHVSYAQLRDAYQAQAEAMITGGVDAFQVETCQDLLQTKAAINGARRAQQRLGADLPIFANVTIETSGTMLLGSEIGAALTSLGALGIEAIGLNCGTGPTEMSEHLRHLARHTDLPLVCMPNAGLPELTADGARYPMGPTEFVDYVSSYAKEFQLGLVGGCCGTTPAHISALAAAVAGRQPEPRAVPAQSAVSSLYVDVPLHQDTAYLSIGERTNANGSKAFREAMLVENWDDCVDIAKQQSREGAHLLDLCVDYVGRDGVADMSELASRLATAVSLPVMLDSTEPAVIKAGLERLAGRCVVNSVNFEDGDGPDSRYAKVMPLVVEHGAAVVALTIDEEGQARTAEWKLRVADRLIADLTGRWGLAVGDIIVDCLTFPIATGQEETRRDALETIEAIAAVTAKYPGIHTTLGVSNVSFGLNPAARQVLNSVFLHECQQAGLDSGIVPTARILPIARIPEEQRQVAEDLIYDRRTPDYDPLSRFLELFDGATTASTKEARAAEMAALPVDQRLRRRIIDGDAKGLTDDLDLALASKPGLAIINDDLLAGMKEVGELFGAGKMQLPFVLASAEVMKAAVRYLEPHLDKADAAGKGTLVIATVKGDVHDIGKNLVDIILTNNGYTVVNLGIKQPVSAIAEAALAHNADGIGMSGLLVKSTLVMRDNLEELNRRGLAQVPVLLGGAALTRAFVEQDLNQIYEGEVRYAKDAFEGLALMERVVAVRRGEPGASLPEPRQRRVKPVASAPAAAEPAVAQRSDVARGIDVPTPPFWGSRVVKGLSLAEVSGWLDHRATFVGQWGLKPVSGGPSYEELVEAEAMPRLRRWLDRIHTEGLVEPALVYGYWPCHSEGDDLIVGHPEDPSRELLRFSWPRQSRDRHLCLADFFRDAQEAAELGPDVIALQLVTMGEAASQATAKLFAADAYRDYLELHGLTVQLAEALAEYWHARVRSELGLSGDGDLGQMLTKQAYRGSRYSFGYPACPDLTDRAKLVSLLEPERISVSLSEEWQLHPEQSTDAIIVHHPEAKYFNAG; this comes from the coding sequence ATGACCCGCAATCTCCGTATGGCCTTGGCTGACCGCGTCCTGGTAGCCGACGGGGGAATGGGCACCATGTTGCAGGGCCGCGATCTGACGCTGGCCGACTTCCAGGGCCTGGAGGGCTGCAACGAGATTCTGAACGTCACCCGGCCCGATGTGGTGGCCGACATCCACCGCGCCTACTTCGCCGCCGGAGCCGACTGTGTGGAGACCAACACCTTCGGCGCGAACCTGTCGGCGCTGGGGGAGTACGACGCCGCCGACCGGATCGTCGAGCTCGCCGAAGCCGGCGCCCGGATCGCCCGGGCCGAGGCGGACGCGGCCAGTACGCCGGATCGTCCGCGCTTCGTGTTGGGCAGCATCGGGCCGGGCACCAAACTCCCGAGTTTGCTCCATGTGAGCTATGCCCAGCTGCGCGACGCCTACCAGGCCCAGGCCGAGGCCATGATCACCGGTGGGGTGGACGCCTTCCAGGTCGAGACCTGCCAGGACCTGCTGCAGACCAAGGCTGCCATCAACGGCGCCCGCCGGGCGCAGCAGCGTCTGGGTGCCGACCTGCCGATCTTCGCCAACGTCACCATCGAGACGTCGGGGACCATGCTGTTGGGCAGCGAGATCGGCGCGGCCCTGACCAGCCTCGGCGCGCTGGGCATCGAGGCCATCGGGCTGAACTGTGGCACCGGCCCGACCGAGATGAGCGAACATCTGCGGCACCTGGCCCGGCACACCGACCTGCCGCTGGTCTGCATGCCCAATGCCGGGCTGCCGGAGCTGACCGCCGACGGCGCGCGCTACCCAATGGGGCCGACCGAGTTCGTCGACTACGTGTCGAGCTACGCGAAGGAGTTCCAGCTCGGCCTGGTCGGCGGCTGCTGCGGGACCACGCCGGCCCACATCTCGGCGCTGGCCGCCGCGGTGGCCGGACGCCAGCCGGAGCCACGAGCCGTCCCGGCGCAGTCGGCGGTCTCCTCGCTCTACGTGGACGTGCCACTGCACCAGGACACCGCCTACCTGTCGATCGGTGAGCGAACCAATGCCAACGGTTCCAAGGCGTTCCGGGAGGCGATGCTGGTCGAGAACTGGGACGACTGCGTCGACATCGCCAAGCAGCAGAGCCGGGAAGGTGCCCACCTCCTGGATCTGTGCGTTGACTACGTCGGACGCGACGGCGTGGCCGATATGTCCGAGCTGGCGTCCCGGCTGGCCACGGCCGTGTCACTGCCGGTGATGCTGGACTCGACCGAACCCGCAGTCATCAAGGCCGGCCTGGAGCGGCTGGCCGGACGCTGCGTGGTGAACTCGGTGAACTTCGAGGATGGCGACGGCCCGGACTCCCGCTACGCCAAGGTGATGCCGCTGGTGGTCGAACACGGTGCTGCCGTGGTGGCGCTGACCATCGACGAGGAGGGCCAGGCCCGCACCGCCGAATGGAAGCTGCGAGTGGCCGACCGGCTGATCGCCGACCTCACCGGACGCTGGGGGCTGGCCGTGGGCGACATCATCGTCGACTGCCTGACCTTCCCGATCGCCACCGGCCAGGAGGAGACCCGCCGCGACGCGCTGGAGACCATCGAGGCCATCGCCGCGGTCACCGCGAAGTACCCGGGGATCCACACCACGCTGGGCGTCTCGAACGTCTCGTTCGGGTTGAACCCGGCCGCGCGCCAAGTGCTGAACTCGGTGTTCCTGCACGAGTGCCAGCAGGCCGGACTGGACTCGGGCATCGTCCCGACCGCCCGGATCCTGCCGATCGCGCGGATCCCCGAAGAACAGCGCCAGGTGGCCGAGGACCTGATCTACGACCGCCGGACGCCCGACTACGACCCACTGTCGCGGTTCCTGGAGCTGTTCGACGGCGCCACCACGGCCAGCACCAAGGAGGCCCGGGCCGCCGAGATGGCCGCCCTGCCGGTCGATCAGCGGCTGCGCCGCCGGATCATCGACGGGGACGCCAAGGGCCTGACCGACGATCTGGATCTGGCGCTGGCCAGCAAGCCCGGCCTGGCCATCATCAATGACGATCTGCTGGCCGGTATGAAGGAAGTCGGTGAGCTGTTCGGTGCCGGCAAGATGCAGCTGCCGTTCGTGCTGGCCTCCGCCGAGGTGATGAAGGCCGCCGTCCGCTACCTCGAGCCGCACCTGGACAAGGCGGACGCCGCAGGCAAGGGCACCTTGGTGATCGCCACCGTGAAGGGCGACGTCCACGACATCGGCAAGAACCTGGTCGACATCATCCTGACCAACAACGGCTACACCGTGGTGAACCTGGGCATCAAGCAGCCGGTCAGCGCCATCGCCGAGGCAGCGCTGGCGCACAACGCCGACGGCATCGGCATGTCCGGGCTGCTGGTGAAGTCCACGCTGGTGATGCGCGACAACCTGGAGGAGCTGAACCGCCGCGGGCTGGCGCAGGTGCCGGTCCTCCTCGGTGGGGCGGCGCTGACCAGGGCTTTCGTCGAGCAGGACCTGAACCAGATCTACGAAGGCGAAGTCCGCTACGCGAAGGATGCGTTCGAGGGCCTAGCCCTGATGGAGCGCGTGGTGGCCGTCCGCCGGGGCGAGCCGGGCGCCAGCCTGCCCGAGCCGCGGCAGCGTCGAGTGAAGCCGGTAGCCTCCGCTCCGGCCGCCGCCGAGCCGGCCGTGGCCCAACGCTCCGACGTGGCCCGCGGCATCGACGTCCCGACCCCGCCGTTCTGGGGCAGCCGGGTGGTCAAGGGGCTGTCGTTGGCCGAGGTGTCCGGCTGGCTGGACCACCGGGCCACCTTCGTGGGCCAGTGGGGCCTCAAGCCGGTCTCCGGCGGCCCGTCCTACGAGGAGCTGGTCGAGGCCGAGGCCATGCCGCGGCTGCGTCGCTGGCTGGATCGGATCCACACTGAGGGCCTGGTGGAGCCCGCCCTCGTCTACGGCTACTGGCCCTGCCACTCCGAAGGCGATGACCTGATCGTCGGGCACCCGGAGGATCCCAGCCGTGAACTGCTGCGGTTCAGCTGGCCGCGGCAGTCCCGGGATCGGCATCTGTGCCTGGCCGACTTCTTCCGGGACGCGCAGGAGGCCGCCGAACTCGGCCCGGACGTGATCGCGCTGCAGCTGGTCACCATGGGGGAGGCGGCCTCCCAGGCCACCGCGAAGCTGTTCGCCGCCGACGCCTACCGCGACTACCTGGAGCTGCACGGGCTGACCGTCCAGCTGGCCGAGGCGCTGGCCGAGTACTGGCATGCCCGGGTGCGCTCCGAGCTGGGATTGTCCGGCGATGGCGATCTCGGCCAGATGCTCACCAAGCAGGCCTATCGCGGTTCGCGCTACTCGTTCGGCTACCCGGCTTGCCCGGACCTGACCGATCGGGCCAAGCTGGTCTCGCTGCTTGAGCCGGAACGGATCTCGGTGAGCCTGTCCGAGGAGTGGCAGCTACACCCCGAGCAGTCCACCGACGCCATCATCGTTCACCACCCGGAGGCCAAGTACTTCAATGCGGGCTGA
- the cmk gene encoding (d)CMP kinase, translating into MSSERIVIAIDGPSGSGKSSTAKGVARALGLAYLDTGAMYRAVTCAYLDAGVDPSDQAGVIRETLAADLQISTDPDLEQVVVNGVEVTTRIREPEVSAKVSAVSTVAECRANLVARQRAIIEGAANGIVAEGRDITTVVAPDADVRLLLTADPEIRMARRKAELGDKVDASQLADQVLRRDADDSTLVNFTTAADGVTHLDCTYLNLDETIAAVLDLVASVRG; encoded by the coding sequence ATGTCCAGCGAACGCATCGTCATCGCCATCGACGGGCCCAGCGGCTCCGGCAAGTCGTCCACGGCCAAGGGAGTGGCCCGGGCCCTCGGACTGGCCTACCTGGACACCGGTGCCATGTACCGGGCGGTCACCTGCGCCTACCTGGATGCCGGCGTCGACCCGTCCGATCAGGCCGGAGTGATCCGGGAGACCCTGGCCGCCGATCTGCAGATCAGCACCGATCCCGACCTCGAGCAGGTCGTGGTGAACGGCGTCGAGGTGACCACTCGGATCCGCGAGCCCGAGGTGTCGGCCAAGGTGAGCGCGGTCTCGACGGTGGCCGAGTGCCGGGCGAACCTGGTGGCCCGTCAGCGGGCGATCATCGAGGGCGCGGCCAACGGGATCGTGGCCGAAGGTCGCGACATCACCACCGTGGTCGCCCCGGACGCGGACGTTCGGCTGCTGCTCACCGCCGACCCGGAGATCCGGATGGCACGACGCAAGGCCGAGCTCGGCGACAAGGTGGACGCCAGCCAGCTGGCCGATCAGGTGCTGCGCCGCGACGCTGACGACTCCACGCTGGTGAACTTCACCACGGCCGCTGATGGGGTCACGCATCTCGACTGCACCTACCTGAACCTCGACGAGACGATCGCGGCCGTGCTGGACCTGGTGGCCTCGGTTCGAGGCTGA
- a CDS encoding RsmB/NOP family class I SAM-dependent RNA methyltransferase, translated as MARKRSTDPARTAAFRVLRAVTADGAYANLELARRRSGLHPSDAAFATELTAGTCRGMGTYDEIIEAASGRPVRSLQPAVLDALRLGTHQLLAMRVPAHAAIAATVDLAALQIGERVTGVVNAILRRVAAHDLDEWAQLSTGRDEYGQLALAYQHPRWVVEAFADLLPADELPALLAADNQPPVPNLVVRPGLAEQAELGGQPARFSPYGAYAEGDPGAVPAVAQGRAGVQDEGSQLVALALARAEAGDGPWLDLCAGPGGKSALLAGLAIEQGSRLVASEIAPHRAELVATNLRAYTGELRPVTVVADGTRPAWSDGAFAKVLADVPCTGLGALRRRPESRWRRRPSDLPGLVELQKALLASAIAGAKPGGVIAYVTCSPHRAETTEVVATAQGVDVLKAADYLPEVPGAAVGDHVQLWPHRDGTDAMFLALLRKRSR; from the coding sequence ATGGCTCGCAAGCGAAGCACTGATCCGGCACGCACCGCAGCCTTCCGGGTGCTGCGCGCTGTCACCGCGGACGGCGCCTATGCCAACCTCGAGCTGGCCCGGCGGCGCAGCGGGCTGCACCCGTCCGATGCCGCCTTCGCCACCGAGCTGACCGCCGGCACCTGCCGGGGGATGGGCACCTACGACGAGATCATCGAGGCGGCCTCCGGACGTCCAGTACGCAGCCTGCAGCCGGCCGTCCTGGACGCGCTGCGGCTGGGCACTCATCAGCTGTTGGCCATGCGAGTCCCCGCGCACGCGGCGATCGCCGCCACCGTGGATCTGGCCGCCCTGCAGATCGGCGAGCGAGTGACCGGCGTTGTCAACGCCATCCTGCGCCGGGTGGCCGCACACGACCTGGACGAGTGGGCCCAACTCAGCACCGGCCGGGACGAGTACGGCCAGCTGGCCCTGGCATACCAGCACCCGCGGTGGGTGGTCGAAGCCTTCGCTGATCTGCTGCCCGCCGACGAGCTGCCGGCACTGCTGGCCGCCGATAATCAGCCGCCGGTGCCGAACCTGGTGGTCCGGCCCGGGTTGGCCGAGCAGGCCGAACTGGGCGGACAACCGGCCCGCTTCTCGCCCTACGGCGCTTATGCCGAGGGCGATCCCGGAGCCGTCCCGGCGGTGGCCCAAGGCCGGGCCGGAGTTCAGGATGAGGGCTCTCAGTTGGTGGCGCTGGCGCTGGCCAGAGCCGAGGCCGGCGACGGCCCCTGGCTGGACCTGTGCGCCGGACCGGGCGGGAAGTCGGCCCTGTTGGCCGGGCTGGCCATCGAGCAAGGCAGCCGGCTGGTCGCCAGCGAGATCGCTCCGCATCGTGCCGAGCTGGTGGCCACCAACCTGCGCGCCTACACCGGCGAGCTGCGTCCGGTGACCGTGGTGGCCGACGGCACTCGTCCGGCCTGGTCGGACGGGGCTTTCGCCAAGGTGCTGGCCGACGTGCCGTGCACCGGACTCGGTGCGCTGCGCCGGCGTCCGGAGAGCCGCTGGCGGCGTCGTCCGAGCGATCTTCCCGGCCTGGTCGAGCTGCAGAAGGCTCTTCTGGCCAGTGCCATCGCTGGCGCCAAGCCCGGCGGCGTGATCGCCTACGTCACCTGCTCACCGCATCGGGCCGAAACCACCGAGGTGGTCGCCACCGCCCAAGGAGTGGACGTGCTGAAGGCCGCCGACTACCTGCCCGAGGTCCCCGGCGCCGCGGTCGGTGATCATGTCCAGCTGTGGCCACATCGGGACGGTACCGACGCCATGTTCTTGGCGTTGCTGCGCAAGCGATCCCGATAG
- the fmt gene encoding methionyl-tRNA formyltransferase codes for MRLVFAGTPQLAADTLQVLLDSGRHQVVAVLTRPDAAKGRSARLLPSPVAELAEQRGIEVLKPARPSEPWLAQRLAELNIDCVPVVAYGGLIPSSLLEAIPQGWMNLHFSLLPRWRGAAPVQRAILAGDQVSGVTIFDIVAELDAGPVLATAPYEFGPDETAGEALAGLTTLGAGLLLETLDRLEAGSAVAEAQPSDGVTLAPKLTPAEARLDWTAPAEALARVIRANNPSPIAWTTLNGERFRVLRARPVEGAAEPGVVEATKNSVLVGTGAGLLELVEVQPAGKRVLAAADWARGLRQASRFE; via the coding sequence ATGCGCTTGGTCTTTGCCGGAACTCCTCAGTTGGCCGCCGACACCCTGCAGGTCCTGCTGGACTCCGGACGGCACCAGGTCGTGGCCGTGCTGACCAGGCCGGACGCGGCCAAGGGACGCAGCGCGCGGCTGCTACCGAGCCCGGTGGCCGAGCTCGCCGAACAGCGCGGCATCGAGGTGCTGAAGCCGGCCCGTCCGAGTGAACCGTGGCTGGCCCAGCGGCTGGCCGAGTTGAACATCGACTGCGTGCCGGTGGTGGCTTATGGCGGCCTGATCCCGAGCTCCCTGCTCGAGGCGATTCCTCAGGGCTGGATGAACCTGCACTTCTCGCTGCTGCCGCGTTGGCGTGGTGCGGCTCCCGTGCAGCGGGCCATTCTCGCCGGGGATCAGGTGAGCGGAGTGACGATCTTCGACATCGTCGCCGAACTGGACGCCGGACCGGTGCTGGCCACCGCGCCCTACGAGTTCGGGCCGGACGAGACCGCCGGCGAAGCTCTGGCCGGGCTCACCACCCTCGGTGCCGGACTGCTGCTGGAGACGCTGGACCGGCTGGAGGCCGGGTCCGCGGTGGCCGAGGCGCAGCCCAGTGACGGCGTCACGCTGGCCCCCAAGCTCACTCCTGCTGAGGCTCGGCTGGACTGGACGGCACCGGCCGAGGCCCTGGCCCGAGTGATCCGCGCCAACAACCCGTCCCCGATCGCCTGGACCACGCTGAACGGCGAGCGCTTCCGGGTACTCCGGGCTCGCCCTGTCGAGGGCGCCGCGGAGCCGGGGGTGGTGGAGGCTACCAAGAACTCGGTTCTGGTGGGCACCGGAGCCGGACTCCTGGAGCTGGTTGAGGTGCAGCCGGCCGGCAAGCGGGTGCTGGCCGCCGCCGACTGGGCCCGCGGCCTGCGCCAGGCGAGCCGGTTCGAGTGA
- a CDS encoding ABC transporter substrate-binding protein codes for MLTLSACTTQPAPPPKPAASSTSATPSPTPEVDYLKVATVDPITSLDPAFVTGPTGATVIGSVYQRLMTVLPTTGELKPDAADCLFTSKVVYECTLTEGLKFHNGDVLDSSDVKFSIQRALRIGAPGTSASLLSALRRIDTPDPRTVRFTLEWPDNQFGYALASAAASIVDEAYYDPDLELAPGTLPNGSGPYQVTAIGENDLTFARYLEYLGARGGLFPNLKLIVLPDSAAAEAAIADASVDVVWRGLDPAAQQRLDLEISASPDHATAKGFTRLPLNGWRTNRLVWSSTSKLRKNDALRAAIATVLQADRTADSIVPVGVPDHVAAFAVGGRAKPPKLKKGRLKLTLAYSSAAPGNGDAARLIRDRIEQLDGVTVRLVTAGEADLTLTDQPAWVNNAMGWLQAYLDHPLPASAAKLTDASRRARSTTGAARTAALAELQQQAATDNTVVPISQSDGIMFIGKGVKTFGETFGSDQALGLWGLLRG; via the coding sequence ATGCTGACGTTGTCGGCCTGCACCACCCAGCCCGCTCCGCCGCCGAAGCCGGCCGCCTCCAGCACCAGCGCCACTCCGTCCCCGACGCCGGAGGTGGACTACCTGAAGGTGGCCACGGTCGACCCGATCACCTCCCTGGACCCCGCCTTCGTGACCGGTCCCACCGGGGCCACCGTGATCGGCTCGGTCTACCAGCGGCTGATGACGGTGCTGCCGACCACCGGCGAGCTGAAGCCGGACGCCGCGGACTGCCTGTTCACCTCGAAGGTCGTCTACGAGTGCACCCTGACCGAGGGACTGAAGTTCCACAACGGCGACGTGCTCGACTCCTCCGATGTGAAGTTCAGCATCCAGCGGGCGTTGCGAATCGGTGCGCCGGGGACGTCGGCCAGCCTGCTCAGCGCGCTGCGCCGGATCGACACACCGGACCCGCGGACCGTCCGGTTCACCCTGGAGTGGCCGGACAACCAGTTCGGCTACGCGCTGGCCAGCGCGGCGGCGTCCATCGTGGACGAGGCGTACTACGACCCGGATCTGGAGCTCGCTCCGGGAACCCTGCCCAACGGCTCCGGGCCGTACCAGGTGACCGCCATCGGCGAGAACGACCTCACCTTCGCCCGCTACCTGGAGTACCTGGGTGCGCGAGGCGGCCTGTTCCCGAACCTGAAGCTCATCGTGCTGCCCGATTCGGCCGCGGCGGAGGCCGCGATCGCCGACGCCAGTGTGGACGTGGTCTGGCGCGGCTTGGATCCGGCTGCCCAGCAGCGGCTCGACCTGGAGATCTCGGCCAGTCCGGACCACGCGACGGCCAAGGGCTTCACCCGGCTGCCGCTGAATGGCTGGCGGACCAACCGGCTGGTCTGGTCCTCGACCTCGAAGCTGCGCAAGAACGATGCGCTGCGCGCCGCGATCGCCACTGTGCTGCAGGCCGATCGGACTGCGGACTCGATCGTTCCGGTCGGGGTTCCCGATCATGTGGCGGCCTTCGCAGTGGGTGGACGTGCCAAGCCGCCGAAGCTGAAGAAGGGCCGGCTCAAGCTGACCTTGGCCTACTCGTCCGCCGCCCCCGGCAATGGGGACGCGGCCCGGCTGATCCGCGACCGGATCGAACAGCTGGACGGAGTGACGGTTCGCCTGGTCACCGCAGGCGAGGCCGATCTGACCCTGACCGACCAGCCGGCCTGGGTGAACAACGCCATGGGCTGGCTGCAGGCCTATCTGGACCACCCACTGCCGGCCAGTGCCGCCAAGCTCACCGACGCCAGCCGTCGGGCCCGCTCGACCACCGGGGCCGCTCGGACGGCCGCGCTGGCCGAACTGCAGCAGCAGGCGGCCACCGACAACACCGTGGTGCCGATCAGCCAGTCCGATGGGATCATGTTCATCGGCAAAGGAGTGAAGACGTTCGGCGAGACTTTCGGCAGCGACCAGGCGCTCGGATTGTGGGGGCTGCTTCGTGGCTGA
- the rpe gene encoding ribulose-phosphate 3-epimerase, which produces MEIRITPSVLNADLANLSAEIARVPSADGIHLDVMDNRFVPNLTFGLPVVESVRADTDRFLDIHLMIADVDRWAPGYAEAGAESVTFHIEASEKPVALARTLRAAGARASMALKPGTPIEPYEDLLPELDMVLLMTVEPGFGGQSFMDSVLPKIAQTRALIDKHGGQLWLQVDGGIAADTIERCVVAGADTFVAGSAVYRADDPDAMVRSLHDQAVAARG; this is translated from the coding sequence GTGGAGATTCGAATCACGCCGAGCGTCCTGAACGCCGACCTGGCCAATCTCAGTGCCGAGATCGCCCGGGTGCCCAGTGCCGACGGAATCCATCTGGATGTCATGGACAACCGGTTCGTCCCGAACCTCACCTTCGGCCTGCCGGTGGTCGAGTCGGTGCGCGCCGACACTGATCGCTTCCTCGACATTCACCTGATGATCGCCGACGTGGACCGCTGGGCGCCGGGTTACGCCGAGGCCGGTGCGGAGTCGGTGACCTTCCACATCGAGGCGTCCGAGAAGCCGGTGGCTTTGGCCCGGACGCTGCGGGCCGCCGGTGCCCGCGCGTCCATGGCGCTGAAACCGGGCACCCCGATCGAGCCCTATGAGGACCTGCTGCCCGAACTGGACATGGTGCTGCTGATGACCGTCGAGCCGGGCTTCGGCGGCCAATCGTTCATGGATTCGGTGCTGCCCAAGATCGCCCAGACTCGCGCGCTGATCGACAAGCACGGCGGCCAGCTGTGGCTGCAGGTGGACGGCGGGATCGCTGCCGACACCATCGAACGCTGTGTGGTGGCCGGGGCCGACACCTTCGTGGCCGGCTCGGCCGTCTACCGGGCCGACGATCCGGACGCCATGGTCCGCTCGCTGCACGACCAGGCGGTCGCTGCACGCGGCTGA
- a CDS encoding PAC2 family protein, translating into MAQARGLRGLRNPVVVAAFGGWNDASEAATGVIDHLAEKYSAELQFAVDPEDYYDFQVNRPTTRLVDGTRILEWPTTEVLVASLPTRDLVLIGGPEPNYHWQQFVASLLSMVRTVQPEIVVLLGAMLTDAPHTRPVPINGTAGTKQLADELGLDLSDYEGPTGIIGVLAAECDGIGIPVVSLWASVPHYVAEPPNPKATLALLAQVEDILNLPIDFGDLGEQADEWVNQVNELVSDDPDITSYITALEERRDEAAPNGEAIAAEFERYLRRRDRRRG; encoded by the coding sequence ATGGCACAGGCTCGTGGGCTCCGAGGATTGCGCAACCCAGTGGTGGTTGCGGCTTTCGGAGGATGGAATGACGCATCCGAGGCGGCCACCGGAGTGATCGATCACTTGGCCGAAAAGTACTCAGCGGAGCTCCAGTTCGCCGTCGATCCCGAGGATTACTACGACTTTCAGGTGAACCGGCCGACTACTCGGCTGGTCGACGGCACCCGGATCCTGGAGTGGCCGACCACCGAGGTGTTGGTCGCTTCGCTGCCCACCCGGGACTTGGTCTTGATCGGTGGACCTGAGCCGAATTACCACTGGCAGCAGTTCGTGGCTTCGCTGCTGTCGATGGTGCGCACCGTCCAGCCGGAGATCGTGGTGCTGCTCGGTGCGATGCTCACCGACGCTCCGCACACCCGTCCAGTGCCGATCAACGGCACCGCCGGCACCAAGCAACTGGCCGACGAACTCGGCCTGGACCTGTCCGATTACGAGGGGCCGACCGGAATCATCGGAGTGCTGGCTGCCGAGTGCGACGGGATCGGCATTCCCGTGGTCTCGCTATGGGCCTCCGTCCCGCACTACGTGGCTGAGCCGCCCAATCCGAAGGCGACGTTGGCGTTGCTGGCTCAGGTCGAGGACATCTTGAACCTGCCGATCGACTTCGGCGACTTGGGCGAGCAGGCCGACGAGTGGGTGAACCAGGTGAACGAACTGGTCTCCGACGACCCGGACATCACCAGCTACATCACCGCTCTCGAGGAGCGCAGGGACGAGGCCGCGCCCAACGGCGAGGCCATCGCCGCCGAGTTCGAGCGCTATCTGCGCCGTCGTGACCGGCGCCGCGGCTGA
- a CDS encoding prephenate dehydrogenase, with the protein MSERELSPAVVIGTGLVGASVAHALSRAGVEVHLIDQAPSHAQVAASRGAGTVDPADPVQVRLVVVAVPPKALATVIADALATYPQATVTDVGSVKGTVLATLRGSVADLSRYVGSHPMAGSQRVGPLTANAELFIDRTWVITPHDTSAAHAVLDVQELASLCGARRVTMGAAHHDEAVAQVSHLPHLVSVLMAGSLTRVPAEHLRLAGQGLRDVTRIAGSDPQLWRQIIDANSTAVLTELRLLRDELSALVDDFDNPDVLAAALQRGLDGTRALPGKHGLSATNYARVVVEIPDTPGALASLFADIQAAGVNIEDLSIDHDLEREVGWLAVQVTPQSADELAAAMTAAGWVVRDREPQA; encoded by the coding sequence GTGAGCGAGCGCGAGTTGTCGCCGGCCGTGGTGATCGGCACCGGGCTGGTCGGAGCGTCCGTGGCGCATGCCCTGAGCCGGGCCGGGGTGGAGGTGCACCTGATCGATCAGGCGCCCAGCCATGCGCAGGTCGCCGCATCCCGTGGCGCCGGCACTGTGGATCCGGCAGATCCGGTGCAGGTCCGCCTGGTCGTGGTTGCCGTTCCGCCCAAGGCCCTGGCTACGGTGATCGCCGACGCGCTGGCCACCTACCCGCAGGCCACCGTGACCGACGTCGGCTCGGTGAAGGGGACGGTGCTGGCCACCCTGCGTGGCAGCGTGGCCGATCTCTCCCGCTACGTCGGCTCGCATCCGATGGCCGGTTCGCAGCGGGTCGGCCCGCTCACCGCCAATGCCGAGCTGTTCATCGACCGGACCTGGGTGATCACCCCGCACGACACTTCGGCCGCACACGCCGTCCTGGACGTGCAGGAGCTGGCCAGCCTGTGTGGTGCCCGTCGGGTGACCATGGGTGCGGCCCACCACGATGAGGCCGTCGCCCAGGTGTCGCACCTGCCGCATCTGGTCTCGGTGCTGATGGCCGGCAGCCTGACCCGGGTGCCCGCGGAACATCTGCGGCTGGCCGGCCAGGGGCTGCGCGACGTGACCCGGATCGCCGGCTCTGATCCGCAGCTGTGGCGCCAGATCATCGACGCCAACTCCACGGCCGTCCTCACCGAACTGCGACTGCTGCGCGATGAGCTGTCGGCGCTGGTCGACGACTTCGACAACCCGGACGTGCTGGCCGCCGCCCTGCAGCGCGGCCTGGACGGGACCCGCGCGCTGCCCGGCAAGCACGGCCTCAGCGCCACCAACTACGCCCGGGTGGTCGTGGAGATTCCGGACACCCCCGGTGCACTGGCTTCGCTGTTCGCCGACATCCAGGCGGCCGGGGTGAACATCGAAGACCTGTCCATCGACCACGACCTCGAACGCGAAGTGGGCTGGCTGGCCGTCCAGGTCACCCCGCAGAGCGCCGATGAGTTGGCCGCAGCCATGACCGCGGCCGGCTGGGTCGTCCGAGACCGCGAACCGCAAGCCTGA